Within Colias croceus chromosome 27, ilColCroc2.1, the genomic segment tataagatttttattgaAGCTCCGGAATTCTTTACATCATATCCTTTGATTTGCTTCACACCATGgcaatattattgtattttatattattagattgCTAGATGCCTTCCTATCAGGCATAATAATAGCCCTCCAGATCAAAATCGATCTTTCCGGCCAGTTTCAACTAAGACTAGCCAACTCAAGAGTTATATTATACTGCACTAGTTTACGCACAAACACAAGTGCAAACATTATAGTCCCATTGAATAATCAACTTGATAAATTGAACGAAAAAATGCCGAATATTCAAACACCGATAAATTTTGAGTCGCATTATAAAAgttgttaaatataattaacaacaaAACTGTAAAGGATGTCTTAAAACAAGGTgatatttgaattaattattaatttaattaagtaaccGATGTTAATTCCTTCACTGTTTTATCGCAACAGTTTCTGTTTCCAAGAAACGGACGACTTCAGTTTCTATACGCAATTTAGTATTTGTATTTGGTTCTGAATATAAAAGAACCTCACATGCTAAATACAAACAATTGTTGTACAAATCAACAGTAATATTTATCTTCTACGTCACGGTATTCGGATTCTCCGAGAAAAGTCCTTCGAGTCGGTTCctttattataagtaagatTCAAAGGGGTAATTTGCTGTGTAAGAATAAATGGGAGAGTATTAATGATTACGAGCACGTGTCATATACTTTACTTCATCCATTCTTAATTATGTAACACGACTTTAACAAAGTATTGACATGCTATGTTTGCCTATAAGTCTAAAAGATTGTACTTTCATTTTGATATTTCatctataaatgtaaaaaaaaacgttggttaaccaataaataaatatttttattcgtttGAAATCgctgtttaaatattttaagtatacatatatgctactttttttcaaatatatgttttgtattttttcatagGACCCAAGGAACAAGTTGCTACCAAGACCGCAACGCCGTATGTTAATCAGTTAAAACCATCTGCTCCTGGCAAACTACCTTCATATCCTGGTGGATTGGGttcgttattatttaattatttatattgtataaattataaacaatttttcaaaaagtggattatttttacagatcgacaattttttttctaacacTTTATAGTAatgaagattattttttttaatatttaaaaatagatatctTTTATACTAATTccacaatgttaaaaaaaataacatttatttttcttcttaCAGATAAGAAACAGTACAATGGTGAGtacaaattgatattttttggaCTTGTGCATAGTAATTGTTGAGCTTTCTAATAACACATTACATTAAgaaattgtatacaaatagcttaaaatttttataaggatacaaataatacaatacaGGTGTAAGACTGGTACACGCGCGCTGTGTGCGTGAAGTTTTTTTGTTAACTAAAACAAAATCATCAAAACCACTGCTTGATTGCGAGATTTCGATTTCGTTTGAAGATTCTTATCAGATATTCTTTGTTACTTGTGAAAAAATGTtccttataaaaaaatattccttaTCGTAAATTTGTATCcatatcaataaaatcatttttagtttatgGTGCTAAAATAATCTAAGTTGGATTcacatttacttttatattgagaataaatacaattttacagaAATAAGGTTAAAAGCAGCTGAACAGTTCTTCGAGGAAGATAAAATAGGACAAAACTTAAACGAAGTTGACCGCAAAGCACTGAAAGCAGAAATAGCCGAGTTATGTAAAGTAGTGAGTAtctatactttttaatatttctactAGATGAGGGTAATTAATCGGGTCTAAAGTCacgtaataaacaaaatagatttcgaaaaatgaattaatggattgcattttaataactcaggccccggaatcacagacacaatagaaaatctattgtgtcgtggaccgatcgggccgcttggggctcaatggattaaaatatatttcgtttataagtaaataaacaatttgtataatatattagtgcttaaattgtttaaaaataaaacatttttttaggTAACTGCAGCCTGTGAAGAAGTTGACAAGGAAAATTGTGTAGAAAGTAAACACAGATGGGCTAATATAAGGAAAAGTATTGAAAAGGTAAGTGCATGCAAAACTGGTGGTTACTTATGGGtgtcttaaagcagtattataatatctagtgAGGAAAAGTGACAGCGCTATATAGGTCGTCTAGCGCCATCAATTTAGAACAACTGGAAATATACTGCTTTATGACATAATGGTCATGAGATGTATTTTCTATAGTGAGATTTACTTAccaattataacaataatactGCTTTATAATGGTCATGagatatattttctatagtGAGATTTACTTACCAATTAGTATATTAAACGTTCTATGATTAATAATACGTTGAATTAAGTAAAAACGTGGTATAAAGTGAACGCATTTTTTCTATGTGTTGCTTACATGCTAATTTATCGTCAAAtgtgattttaaattttatatgcaaaAGTCAAAGCTTTGTGTAAcgaatatgtaattatattttactccTCTTGATTAAAGAGATTTTGTGTACGGTTATTTGAACGATTTGATGTATACAATGTATATATCAAATCGTTCAATGTATATATCAATACAATTGTTGATATGTTGTGTAACTGTTAAAGAATAATATACTATGAATAAGACCGCCTGTTGTGTTCTTTTATTGACCGATTGTCTATTTGTATTTGTCTCTGTGgcgaaaataaagaatttttgattgattgaaatatttatttcttatagaTCGTATCAGTACAAGTAGCTGAGAGAATGTCCAACTCGCCGAGCTTCCTAAAAGTACGCATACAGTTCAGACCGAAGAAACCGAATCGAGAGATTTTGGAAAAGTTCCTCATGGAATATGGCGTTGTCAGCTTGAAAAATTCCAAGAGAGCGAATATGTTCATAGCGGCTTGCAACTGTTTCAATGGGTACGATAGACTGTGCAGTCTTAAGGAGGCTGTTGTTGGTGAGTCTGagttttataagtaatattatttaaaaaaattctattgtgattaaaaaaaggtATGTCTGTTGGTTAGTCACTTATCTAGTCTATTACAGTACTATTGCAACTTCAAACCCAGATACTCGATACATTTTTGGTGgtaaaagaatattttaaaataggcCACATCCCTTCCCATCCTCTCTTTGCCTATCCTCATTCCCTCCCATTCTCGCAGCTTCTACCTAACTCCTTCCAAATCCCTTTAAGGATAGCAACACATCCACTTCCCAGTGGAGTGGATGATTATGGGCGGCGgtatcgcttaacaccaggcgacgcgtctgctcgtttgctatcctagcataaaaaaaaaaaacaaaaatagattaatttgttatttgttgAATCGGaccaaacaaataatattttctcttGATTGAACAATAGATTAGTCATAGAATTTTCTTATTTCGTTATCATAAGCGGTGAATTTGTTCATATTGCTTGTAAAATATTCtagtataaaattaagaaacacgttatttttattacagatgAAAAACATTTAATCATCAAACCGTTCCAACTATGCGGACCACCGCTAAAGGGTAAATTGAAAGTGAAGTATGGGAAAAATCAGAATCAAGTTAACAACGGGGacaatgatgatgatgatgatgatgatgacgacgatgatgataatgatgcTCAATGTGACGAtggtaatgaaaataatgaagtTTCTGATCACGATAAGAGCGTAATGATTATAGAAGAGAAACATGATATAATTCAACTAGACGACACAGACGGCGCGGAGGGTGAGAATGAAGAAGCTATGGAAATTGAAAAGGATATTAACGAAATATGCAGAGAATTCGTTGATAATATAGATGATAATAACAGTGAGATTCAAAATAAGGATAGCAATGAACAATCTAATACGATTAACAATGGTAATAATCAGACACAACCTGaagaaactaataaaaatgttgctAATAAAGACCCTGCGAATACTCAAGATAAAGAAACATTCCATGATCTGATCGTAGGTGATGACAGCTATGTGATTCTTGATGATGCagatgatgaaaataaaaacgaaacaaTAACTCAAGAAACTTTACAGGAAGTAATTCAAAATACTGATATAACTGAGGAGGATTtggaagatttttaaaaacaatttttaagttgtgtaactatttattacaaatatgttacagtatatattaagatatttaagTTGAacttaattgtaaaatatgctaaaatattgcctttttaataaaggtcttaaatataataataaaaactatattagTGCGCGTCCCTCTGCTTATTCttatttctgaaaaaaaaattgaaataaattaaaaaatattgtaagtattggaataattacttgaaatagaattttagataatttgagtatatttttttttaatcagcTAAGAATTAGTTTATCAGTTGAGCATTTAAGAATTAAAATcctaaataaatgttaatagttgctattaaattttcacttatctataacaaaataaacagaaaaaaGAGCTTGTGttccgagcacacgtgtcagaagtgaaacttcttttgcaagatttaaagctgtcgccttactccatgacgtgacggtattgccatgacgcgaccttgaaattttactctcaacgcgcctaaagaagtttcacttcaaaaaaataaggcaaaaattacatttaacatCGCAGTCTTCTGTCCAATCGTCTAAATCATGGCTCAGCTCGTGAATAGGCAGGTCTAGAGGGTCGACGTTACTGCTGCTGACTTGGGAGCTAGTCATGTCAGAATTAGTAGAGTctggaataaaaatattaaaaagatattatgtatttgcatTGACGTACTATAAGCGACTAGACTCGCAATTTTAAGGTGAACGCACACTTATCCGAACTAGTCCAAGCTTAATATTTGATTTCTCATCAAAACTAGTCGAAGCTTAGGATTTAATTCAGTGAATGAATTAATCACGTCAAAGATATCGTTTTAACCACGCTTAGATTACGCTTTCCCTGTATGTTTGTGTTACCGACTCATTTCGACTAAGCTTTTCAACTCAATTTTTACCCACTTTAaatggacagatttaattcaaactgcaAAAAGTTGAGGGTCGATGACGTTAAAAGcgttttttctatatttttttaagataatttGACCGCATCCGAATTATTCTAGCATTCTTGGGTACGTACATTTTCGGAGAATAATGCAAGTTTTCATAAGAATTCTAAAACTTGTCTCTTTCGACACGGACTCAGATAAGTGTACATTTACCTTATAAGGTAGCCAAAAATGTTCGAGCGGCGATCTTAATATGtgttaatttcaatgttttatacaAATGAGACTGTGACTCTTTATACAAATGAAATTAACTTATTTCGTGGAAGTAACGCTCAAAGTATATTGTATCGCTCATTATAAAATTGCCTCGGACCCGCGAAGACAGTTTTGCTTCAAACAATTTTTGAGAATGATTGTGAGTCGAATTGTTTATGGTATGTCAAAGAAATTTTCCACTTTTATTTGAAGGTACTTTTCAGAACTGTATATAGAGCTTAAAAGTTGTTTATCACACTgatattctaaaataattgacATAAACATATAGGAAATAAATGGTTCCTTATAATAGACATATATAAATGCATAAATTAAActctaagaaaaaaaaattgttaaggGGTTCTGTATATAACCCTTGGCAAGTTAAATTCGTAAATGATAACAATTCCATCACATTATGTAATATACAATCTGGATAGATATTTTTGCTCTGGAAACCCATATCATTTATTATGACACAtcttttatatacatataagttCCACAAGCTACATCACGACATTAACGACATTTTTTGTGCGTCCAACGACGAAAAACACATTTTACAAACAGCATTTACTTGTCTATGTTTACAAGTAAAAAATGGCGTTTTCCAAAGACAAATGTGCTTGGTcgttattataaaagtataataccGTTTATTCAATACGCACAAGACATATCCTAggatatgataatatttatatcatgATGTAGTTTgagaaatatgtatatttttgacCACTTTTTCGGCGTATTGactttgcaaataaataaaattactgggCATGAGCATTAGCTACCCGTCTTTTATAAATCCGCTTGTGAATGTtagaacaaattaaaaatcaaggtgatataaatatttgaacacTGTTTGGACTAgagtaaaagtaaatagtaaCAAGTGTACAGCAGAATCAAAACCTTTTTTAAAGACAATTGATTCTACGGCTTCACTTAAATACCTGTTTCTTGCTGGCCTAGTTGTTTAGATTCTTGCTGAAGCTCTATGGGAATCTGGCCATTCCTTATCATAGCTTTAAGAGTTAAAACGAACCTTTCGTCTGAGAATATAGGATAAGCTTCTCTGTACATAGCTACAATTCTTTTCGTGTTAAATATTACCATGCCGTTTAAAACATGCAATATGCGTTGTTTTATATTCATGCGCAACATGGCATTAAATAGCGGTCGTGTCTCTTGATCTATATGAATTCTAATGATGTTATTCATCTCTTTCCCGATTATTCGGCAAGGCCAGTACAATTTACAGCCTCGATTTTCGCCAGCTTTGTTGTTTTGATCTTGGGGTCGCTTACGCTCTTTTTTTTGAGACGGTTGTTTTTTAGGTTTTTTAGGTTTTTTGGCCGCGACCTCGCTCTCCTCTGAAATGTCCGTGCTTGGCCCGGCATTCTGTGAAATACATTTATTCCATAACGATTAAGTTAGGAAACTGTAAAAGCGATATCACACTTTGCAATGATGAAAATCAGACTTTCTTTAGTCTTACCGTAAAACGggattagatttatttatgcaaTAATTCCCGTGCATATTATGGTAAACGTCTGATTTCATCAAGAATAGATATAGAAATGACAAATCAAAGCCAAATAGGACCATTTCAGATTGGAGTATTCTAGCGAAATTTACGTTTGTTAGTTCCTATACAAACTGTTGtatgaaacattttaaaataatgttaactgTGTTGCAACAAGTAGGTAGTCTAGGAGAATGTACAACcagtgtttaaaaaaaaacaacaaataaattaataatagttaatGCTATAgactttgaaacaaaaaatgtaaatcaaagttttaaattttaagtaaattaattgCATTGCtagtcaaattaaaaaaaaaaatcataatctgtactaatattataaagctgaagaggttgtttgtttgaacccgctaatctcaggaactactggtccgatttgaaaaattctttagatGTTaattgttagatagcccatttatcgaggatggCTATAGGtgatatatcatcatgctcgagaccaacaggagcggagcaatgagCCACGGAGCACGGCTAGTATCCTATAATTCTCTATTTTTCAAGACTGTCACTTACTTGCAGCATTTCCAAACGTTTTTGTTCCATAATAAGTTTCTGTTCCGCCTCAACAAGCATTCGTTTTCTGTTTGTCAGTTCTATCTCCAACTaaacatacaatttaaaaacaactactacatataatatatttttaattcataaaaaatattacatctagaagcataatattttgaataatcaTCATCgatcattaatattttgagttatcattcaaaatattaacatgAAATAAGTTGTCTAAAAAGCATGAAATTTCTACAATAGttgtaattttgtaatcaattattatttggaAGAATCAATATTTGAACTAACAGAGAAATAGCCAACTACACTTTATAGAAGCATGGCGAATCTACTATTAACCCAACTATTGCAAAGGAAAAAATTCTGTACATggaatgaacataatattatattcatacataaaaaattatattataaatccataaatgatgatgatgatgattaaaatctataactaattaaccaaaaaaaaactactaaatCTATGACTTAACTACACtcaactattttaaatttttttttttactacattattgtaatataaaaaagtgaatattgtaaatatatgtataaatgagtgaatctatctatatatgcaattattaattaagagagtgtacaacataatattatgatatccgatattttaaaaatttaagaaaatattcacattaaaaagagtttattatttattaatattatttcatattcacAATATACAAATTTTGATATTCCATAAGACTATActtagggcgtattcagaaagaaagcttgaaacttataagcgcttatcggcgcttgtcagcgCTGGCAACCCgcgcaggaaaatatatgaacatgcGCCTATAAGCGCTGATCGGCGCCGACAAGTTCCGACAAGCTTCAACAAGCGCTGGTCGCtgccatataaaatttgttttggtctgcttcaacctgcttcctttgtgtagaacgaaccagcattgacaagcgccgataagcgcttataagtttcaagctttctttctgaatacgcccttatATGCATAACCAAAAATCTTACCTCAATTTTGGAGAGCTCCTCATTAATATGAGGACTTCGGGATCTCACCGGAGAATATGCCCTCTGGTGTTCCACCGGCCATTGCTGCTTCTCCTCATAATCATTGTTTTCCTGAGGTATGGCTTGATCATCTTTCATGAAGCACTTTAGTAAGTATATCTGTTGGTCTGTATGTTGGAAAGGATAATCCTGAAGGGTCGCTACAGCCTTCTCTGCAGCGTCGCGTGATTCAAAGCGAATCAACATCTGATTGGACGAATCCGGAGCTGTACTGAGCGATTCTATCCAGAATTTTACTGGCGGCCGTTTGAAAACGAATTGTCCCAGAAAATGCACCATTTTCTGCTTCTTTAcctttatttcaattatcatAACAAGGTAAGTATATACTAATAAAcatattcttttttaatttaaattctatttacatttttgaagttaATCTTTAAACAGGCGTTAATTTTTGCTAATTGTAGctgttttgttaaaaaaaatacttactgtTTTCGGGAGACCGCTGACAATAACAAAATACGGCATTTTTATGAATCgatttttattacaacaaGAATACTGTTGCTGAATGTGTGGGCGGTCCTTTGTAATGTCCCTTCTTTGCTAATTTCTCAGTACCGTAcctttatattgtaaatttccACATACAATATTGATACAATACAAAGCAAATGCAATGCAATTATTGAATTATCAACACAGAGCTTATCAACACTGAACACAGCGATGCAGTGGCGATGCACAGCGAgtcctatattacttgctctgtgcaGCGAGCGATGGAGCGAATTGCGAAAAGCGAAGAAAATGTCatcctatattacttgctctgtgaatGTCATCAAATGTCATGTCCAAAGAGTTTTGAGCTGTTTTGAGTTTTGGGATGTTTATTATCCGTAATTAACTTAGTTATTATCAGTGGAACTGAGTGGAACTCGATTTAGGGTGGCgatcacagagcaagtaatgtGGCGAtccttataatattgtataaatctCGTATAAATGgttaaatttttaagaaaagtGCAAAACGATTACGACAGCCAAAAGAGGACTAATAGCACCTATAACTAagaattcaaattgctttgttaacctagttttaaatatttatattttcttccaTTTCCGTGCAACGGTGTTTGAGAACCAAAAGTGGAACCCATTTATTACTGGGCAACACCTTGCTTTCCACTTGCTTTCCCACAGTATTACTTCTCTATGACCTTGCTTACTATTTTATTCTGTATACTTGCTCTGTGttctatgtttatttaacaatttacaaaGTTATTTACTTGCATACCTACCACTTGCATACTTGCTCTGTGCTTGCTCCGTGAGGAttcctataatataatatacaccACACTCCACAGATCTATTAATAAACACCCTCAGTAAACACCGCATACCTATTTCAGAATATTGTATACCACTTGTATACACCTGTGATTACTTGCTCTGGCCTCTGTGGTAATTGGTATACACCAACACCATTATAAAATCTAATTAGCACAGTAAACAATTTATGCTGACGAAATATTCATAACATACTCATAAAAATGACCGTGATTGCGGTGGATGATGTACCGCCAAAGGTAAGAATTTAATTACTGTACTTGCATGTTTTTActcaaaaatatcaattgatatctgtatttttgtttcagaTGCCTTTGAAACTATTTATTAGAAAGCTTTCTTGGATTGTGAAAGGTCATTTTGAAGCCCTCGGGTTTGACTCgcaaactaataaaaataatagttcaaagacttgttatttaaaattgtcgCCGAATTTGAATGTTGGCGAAGTTATAAGGAGAATCAATGAGACACCGAGTGGAAAATTGAGGTTCAGAGCGTTTGTACCTACATCAGTtccaaatgtaaatatttggaTTACCTATTGCATTTTTCTTCAGATTTGTAAATgactgaaaattttataaacctTTTCTTCTATTCTAGTTCACAGGAAAACCTTTAACTTTGTCAAACAAATTGAGGAGAGTTATACACATACCATTGGAATTATCACCAGAagaggtatatattttttgaaattctaaaatatattaaggtAGTATgtgtgtttatatttattaaaaaaacttccTTGATTCAAATCCTTAcaatcaaatttttattaattttttgtttcctTTGCCtgtcttattaaaatacatactacTTACATatgaataacaaaaaaattgctttGAAAAGAGACTCACTataaactcaaaactcaaactcaaacatttatttattcaattagacttcttttagaagcacttttgaaacgtcattacatattttaacatttaccaccgattcggaaagcagtatctacggagaagaatcggcaagaaactccatagttgctctttttaatcatgtcagttttacaatttaattttacaaaatacataatatgtacattataatcatTCATCATTATAGAAAGTTGTATTCTTACTTTAGAGTACCTACATGGTCGATTTGGTtcgaaaacttgtttttaacatttctatgaaaaaaattttagCCATGTTAAAATGAACAAGGagccattataatatttttaatattttgagcTGTCATTTTTGTTTCAGTGTTTTCTAAAAGTCCACAGTGAAATTATCACAGAACTGGTGTACAAGTTTACAGGATTACTGAGAATCAGTCAAAAGACAAATCACAAGCTTTTGGAGAACATTTGTTTTGTAAGTATAGTTTTTTATAGCACATGCAATCTTACTTCCTACTAGttctatcctatcctactaatattataaatgcaaaagtttgtgaggatggatgtgtatgtttgttactctttcatgcaaatactactgaaccgattacaatgaaatttagcacatatatatagagggtaacttggattgtGTTAAtccataatatataataaataggataggttctatctcggaaatcccatggtAGCGGgaac encodes:
- the LOC123703732 gene encoding uncharacterized protein LOC123703732 isoform X2; this encodes MPYFVIVSGLPKTVKKQKMVHFLGQFVFKRPPVKFWIESLSTAPDSSNQMLIRFESRDAAEKAVATLQDYPFQHTDQQIYLLKCFMKDDQAIPQENNDYEEKQQWPVEHQRAYSPVRSRSPHINEELSKIENAGPSTDISEESEVAAKKPKKPKKQPSQKKERKRPQDQNNKAGENRGCKLYWPCRIIGKEMNNIIRIHIDQETRPLFNAMLRMNIKQRILHVLNGMVIFNTKRIVAMYREAYPIFSDERFVLTLKAMIRNGQIPIELQQESKQLGQQETDSTNSDMTSSQVSSSNVDPLDLPIHELSHDLDDWTEDCDVK
- the LOC123703732 gene encoding uncharacterized protein LOC123703732 isoform X1, which codes for MPYFVIVSGLPKTVKKQKMVHFLGQFVFKRPPVKFWIESLSTAPDSSNQMLIRFESRDAAEKAVATLQDYPFQHTDQQIYLLKCFMKDDQAIPQENNDYEEKQQWPVEHQRAYSPVRSRSPHINEELSKIELEIELTNRKRMLVEAEQKLIMEQKRLEMLQNAGPSTDISEESEVAAKKPKKPKKQPSQKKERKRPQDQNNKAGENRGCKLYWPCRIIGKEMNNIIRIHIDQETRPLFNAMLRMNIKQRILHVLNGMVIFNTKRIVAMYREAYPIFSDERFVLTLKAMIRNGQIPIELQQESKQLGQQETDSTNSDMTSSQVSSSNVDPLDLPIHELSHDLDDWTEDCDVK